One genomic region from Leguminivora glycinivorella isolate SPB_JAAS2020 chromosome 8, LegGlyc_1.1, whole genome shotgun sequence encodes:
- the LOC125229101 gene encoding uncharacterized protein LOC125229101 yields the protein MAKETKAESVDSWCYEDELSMLEAKRNVFFELVQGIYKKSLVADTDAVSRESFLDAADTIDELRTEFKEVVNEYNRTLLRTKTAAVPNYQPLIAFEDLYCRIRRVVKRLQPAAPPASSPPLSVERARPSLPTMELVAFDGDIRNWPLFYASFKSRVHDNLSLTDEEKLFYLIGKLSPKAQAVFAGITPSADNYQLILDSLLDRFQDKRTLASTYMDQMLNLKINGPASSSNFQIFIDKFVTAANALKSLKLDDLSDFMLMHIALKKLDQETLRAFEMLHRNTKLPTFRDLSDFMKSQFRIYQNSQPCTAVSAAVNPSREKGVKSIQPRSAAPKLQSYVACASTTKCICDNIVHEHLFKCPSFNDLTSSDRFKRAKELKACINCLSIKHRTRECNSEVKCRVCHQKHHTLLHFDKNKDEKASTSDESNASSSNAAIKTSSPPEGTSCNTSIVTQALAASNNKMSNQDSASSCDTVLLSTAKVIVRDSKGETQVIKCLLDTASQSNFITEECCRRLGLTFDRKPSSVFGIGKTKKIVKGNANVKVFSRFDDNVNFDVSSLVVDRITDDLPSVPVDMSALTHVHGLPLADDTLDTPVAIDVLVGATIFPHLLLPHIVKSEVDYMPPAIQTVLGYILMGSVPALQPPRKYTSACCTSVDSMDHLLKKFWELEEVSAPPAQSQDDFECEEYFRATTTRDASGRYTVALPFRDDVFKLGESHSAAKRRFLCLERKLESSSVLRAAYDDIIREYVSKGYISDVTNSLNANTSSALAYIIPHHAVVREDKTTTKVRMVLDSSSKTTTGLSLNDVLHSGPNLQGDLFSILLNFRLFKIALSADCRQMFLQIGVRESDRQFQRILYRFRPADPITTYEFNRVCFGMKSSPYHALRVVRQLIADDGHKFPMAAAIASSCTYMDDVCFSIMSDDSQQKDESVAIAAAKELIDLFKCGQFDLVKWTCNSEAVLREIPASHRASVDLEIDPGVSQKVLGLCWNKSGDYFHFKVTEPDPTCTKRTILSAVARLWDNVGLVAPVVLYAKLLIQELWLIKCDWDETPPTHIVNLWERFYSELPKLNEIHIPRHLGVVQGCTINLLGFGDASERAYGGVVYLQVINGNEVTVRLVCSKSKVSPLKTVSVARLELCAAVLLAKLMRKVQDNFEPRYNINEIYAFTDSKVALCWIQSSPHRWQTFVANRVVKIIEAVPASCFHHVAGLENPADCLSRGLTPAKLVDHPLWFTGPAWASKHPSEWPLRELDRESIGEVPELKPLAHATTTDVSESPLYSLAQRISSWSRLLRIVVYVYRILNPKPLPTALTRSDLEFAEGKILSSLQNEHFCDDIEKIKSKKYCSPALQKLKPFLDKDGLIRVGGRLTNTDLQYSQKHPIVLPRRDHVVNMIVDYVHRKHLHAGPESMMTILRLQYWILSARRVIRDRIAKCNTCFRANPQSSFPLMADLPGCRVNQVDKPFTHTGCDYAGPLQYTPTRGRGVKSRKAWLCIFTCLTTRCLHIEIATELSTANFMAALKRFLARRGPVQCMYSDNGTNFVGANSYMRDLYKFLDAHRPLIEMELAENRIDWKFIPPASAHFGGAWESMVKIVKNHLFKVIGTQILTYEELLTTLAQIEALVNSRPLTALSSDPAEPSALTPAHFLHTAPLLSLPTPLVESGNLRERHALLDRIVQSFWQRWRAEYLHQLQSRAKWTTPSVPIAIGTVVVIKVDNAPPFSWPLGVVDAVHPSKDGSTRVVTVRTSKGSFVRPVVRLCPLPNQ from the coding sequence ATGGCAAAAGAAACAAAAGCCGAAAGCGTTGACAGCTGGTGTTATGAAGACGAGTTGTCAATGCTTGAAGCAAAACGCAACGTCTTCTTTGAACTCGTCCAGGGTATTTATAAAAAGTCGCTAGTTGCCGATACAGATGCAGTGAGTCGCGAAAGTTTTCTTGACGCTGCTGACACTATTGACGAACTTCGGACGGAGTTCAAAGAAGTGGTAAATGAGTACAACCGCACGCTACTGAGGACTAAGACGGCTGCTGTCCCTAACTATCAGCCGCTCATAGCCTTTGAAGATTTGTACTGCCGCATCAGGAGAGTGGTCAAGCGACTGCAACCAGCCGCACCGCCGGCCTCTTCGCCGCCTTTATCGGTGGAGAGAGCTAGACCTTCTTTGCCAACGATGGAACTGGTAGCGTTTGATGGAGACATACGTAACTGGCCGCTGTTCTACGCTAGTTTTAAATCGAGAGTGCACGACAATCTGTCACTTACCGACGAGGAGaagctgttttatttaattgggAAATTGTCACCAAAAGCTCAAGCCGTCTTTGCAGGCATAACTCCGAGCGCTGACAATTATCAGCTTATTCTAGATAGTCTACTTGACAGATTTCAAGATAAGCGCACTCTTGCCTCGACTTACATGGATCAAATGCtcaatttgaagattaatggtCCCGCTTCCTCGTCTAACTTCCAGATATTCATTGATAAGTTTGTGACAGCTGCGAATGCGCTTAAATCGCTTAAGCTGGATGATTTAAGCGATTTTATGCTTATGCATATAGCTTTAAAGAAGTTAGACCAGGAAACTCTTCGAGCATTTGAGATGCTGCATCGAAATACGAAATTGCCTACATTTCGCGATCTGTCAGATTTCATGAAAAGTCAGTTTAGGATTTATCAAAACTCGCAACCATGTACCGCCGTCTCCGCCGCCGTAAATCCATCGCGCGAAAAAGGTGTTAAGTCGATTCAACCGCGTAGTGCCGCACCTAAACTACAAAGCTACGTTGCTTGCGCGAGCACTACTaaatgtatttgtgacaatattGTCCATGAACATTTATTCAAATGTCCTTCTTTCAACGACTTAACGTCTTCTGATCGCTTCAAACGCGCTAAAGAGCTTAAAGCATGTATTAACTGCTTAAGCATTAAACACCGCACCCGCGAGTGCAATTCCGAGGTGAAGTGTCGAGTTTGTCATCAAAAGCATCATACTCTGTTGCATTTTGACAAGAACAAGGATGAAAAAGCTTCGACATCTGATGAGTCAAATGCATCTTCGAGCAACGCAGCTATTAAAACATCCTCGCCGCCGGAAGGCACGTCCTGTAACACGTCTATCGTGACGCAAGCACTTGCTGCCTCTAACAATAAAATGTCCAATCAAGACTCAGCATCTTCGTGTGACACGGTTTTGCTGTCCACCGCAAAGGTCATCGTTCGCGACAGTAAGGGTGAAACGCAGGTTATCAAATGTCTGCTTGACACAGCGTCACAAAGTAACTTCATTACTGAAGAATGTTGTAGGCGCTTAGGTTTAACTTTTGATAGGAAACCAAGCTCTGTATTTGGCATTGGAAAAACCAAGAAAATTGTTAAGGGGAACGCAAACGTAAAAGTATTTTCGCGATTCGACGATAATGTCAACTTCGACGTTTCGAGTTTGGTGGTCGATCGCATCACCGACGACCTGCCGTCAGTGCCCGTGGACATGTCAGCACTGACACATGTTCATGGTCTCCCTCTAGCTGACGACACGTTGGATACGCCCGTCGCCATTGATGTACTGGTGGGTGCAACTATATTTCCACATTTGCTGCTGCCGCACATCGTCAAAAGCGAAGTGGACTATATGCCACCAGCTATACAGACGGTACTGGGGTATATTTTAATGGGTTCGGTGCCTGCTTTACAGCCACCGCGTAAATATACTTCAGCTTGTTGTACTTCCGTGGATTCCATGGACCACCTCCTCAAAAAGTTCTGGGAACTTGAGGAAGTATCCGCTCCGCCCGCTCAAAGCCAGGATGACTTTGAATGCGAGGAATATTTCCGCGCCACCACTACGCGCGACGCTAGTGGTAGATATACTGTGGCATTGCCTTTCCGAGATGACGTGTTCAAGCTCGGAGAGTCGCATTCGGCTGCTAAGAGGCGATTTCTTTGTCTTGAAAGAAAGCTAGAGTCATCGAGTGTGTTACGTGCCGCCTATGACGATATAATTCGTGAATACGTCAGTAAGGGTTATATATCGGACGTGACTAACTCTCTCAACGCGAACACCTCTTCAGCCCTCGCATACATAATTCCTCATCATGCTGTCGTGCGTGAGGATAAGACCACTACCAAAGTTCGTATGGTCCTGGACTCGAGTAGCAAGACAACTACAGGCCTGTCGCTGAATGATGTCTTGCACTCAGGGCCCAATCTTCAAGGGGATTTATTTTCAATCCTCTTGAACTTTCGCTTATTCAAAATAGCGCTTTCAGCCGATTGTCGCCAAATGTTTTTACAGATTGGTGTTCGCGAATCGGACCGCCAGTTTCAACGAATCTTATATAGATTCCGCCCGGCAGATCCCATTACGACATACGAATTTAACCGTGTATGTTTTGGTATGAAGTCGAGCCCATATCACGCGCTCCGCGTCGTTCGCCAGCTGATTGCAGACGACGGACATAAGTTTCCAATGGCAGCAGCGATCGCATCGTCCTGCACATACATGGATGACGTATGCTTCAGCATTATGTCAGATGATTCGCAACAGAAGGATGAATCTGTTGCTATCGCTGCGGCTAAGGAGCTTATTGACCTATTCAAATGCGGTCAATTTGATCTTGTCAAATGGACCTGCAACTCAGAGGCCGTGCTACGTGAGATACCTGCTTCTCATAGGGCTTCCGTAGACTTGGAAATAGACCCAGGAGTCTCGCAAAAGGTCCTTGGCTTGTGTTGGAATAAATCTGGCGATTATTTCCATTTCAAGGTGACAGAGCCAGATCCAACGTGCACTAAAAGGACAATCTTGTCTGCAGTGGCTCGCCTATGGGATAACGTCGGCTTAGTAGCTCCAGTTGTCCTTTACGCAAAACTCCTCATACAGGAGCTTTGGTTGATCAAATGCGACTGGGATGAGACTCCCCCGACCCATATTGTAAATTTATGGGAACGATTTTATTCTGAGTTGCcaaaattgaatgaaattcATATACCGCGTCATCTCGGGGTAGTACAAGGTTGTACTATAAACCTCTTAGGCTTCGGTGATGCTTCCGAGCGGGCATATGGAGGTGTAGTTTATCTTCAGGTCATAAACGGGAATGAAGTGACAGTTCGATTGGTGTGTTCCAAGTCGAAGGTCTCTCCCTTGAAGACAGTCTCTGTAGCGAGATTAGAGCTGTGTGCTGCTGTCCTCCTGGCAAAGCTCATGCGGAAGGTGCAAGATAATTTCGAGCCCCGTTACAACATTAACGAGATCTACGCCTTTACCGACTCGAAAGTTGCGCTCTGCTGGATTCAGTCATCACCACACCGCTGGCAAACATTCGTTGCCAATCGCGTTGTTAAGATAATTGAAGCTGTACCGGCCAGCTGCTTCCATCATGTGGCGGGCTTAGAAAATCCCGCGGATTGCTTGTCGCGTGGCCTGACGCCTGCTAAGCTTGTGGATCATCCTTTGTGGTTTACAGGACCGGCTTGGGCATCCAAGCATCCATCAGAATGGCCTTTAAGGGAGCTCGATCGAGAGTCCATCGGAGAAGTGCCGGAGCTTAAGCCTCTTGCACACGCTACTACTACGGATGTGTCAGAGTCACCACTTTATTCCCTCGCGCAGCGGATATCGTCGTGGTCTCGATTACTGCGCATCGTCGTATACGTGTACCGCATCCTTAATCCGAAACCGCTCCCCACGGCCCTTACCCGATCCGACTTAGAGTTTGCTGAAGGCAAAATTCTCTCATCGTTGCAAAACGAACATTTTTGTGACGATATTGAGAAAATTAAGAGCAAGAAATATTGCTCACCTGCTTTACAAAAGCTCAAACCGTTCTTAGACAAAGACGGTCTAATTCGTGTTGGAGGCAGGTTGACAAATACAGACTTGCAGTATTCTCAGAAGCACCCAATTGTGCTCCCGCGACGTGATCATGTAGTCAATATGATCGTTGACTACGTTCACAGAAAGCATTTGCATGCTGGTCCCGAGTCAATGATGACTATACTTAGGCTTCAGTATTGGATTCTGTCGGCTCGTCGTGTCATTCGCGACCGCATTGCCAAATGCAACACTTGTTTCAGAGCGAATCCACAATCGTCTTTTCCGCTCATGGCAGACTTACCGGGCTGTCGCGTGAATCAAGTGGATAAACCGTTTACGCATACAGGGTGTGATTATGCAGGCCCTCTGCAATATACGCCTACTCGTGGCAGAGGAGTGAAGAGTCGCAAGGCTTGGTTATGTATTTTCACTTGCCTCACTACGCGCTGTCTTCACATTGAGATAGCGACGGAATTGAGTACCGCCAACTTCATGGCTGCATTAAAGCGCTTTTTGGCACGCCGTGGTCCCGTCCAATGCATGTATTCGGACAATGGAACCAATTTCGTTGGCGCCAATTCTTATATGCGTGACCTCTACAAGTTCTTGGATGCTCATCGTCCACTTATAGAGATGGAACTAGCGGAGAACCGCATTGATTGGAAGTTCATCCCTCCTGCTTCTGCTCATTTTGGAGGCGCATGGGAGTCTATggtgaaaatagtaaaaaatcacCTTTTCAAGGTGATCGGTACGCAAATACTGACGTACGAAGAACTTCTAACGACGCTTGCTCAGATAGAAGCGCTCGTTAATTCCCGGCCTCTAACAGCCTTGAGCAGTGACCCCGCTGAGCCATCAGCTCTTACTCCTGCTCATTTTCTCCATACTGCTCCACTGTTGTCGTTACCTACTCCATTGGTCGAGTCAGGTAACTTACGTGAACGACATGCCCTCCTAGATAGGATAGTGCAGTCTTTCTGGCAACGATGGCGAGCAGAGTATCTGCATCAGTTGCAATCTCGAGCTAAATGGACAACGCCATCAGTTCCCATCGCAATTGGcacagtagtcgtcattaaagtAGATAATGCGCCGCCATTCTCATGGCCATTGGGTGTTGTAGACGCAGTGCATCCTTCAAAGGACGGCTCAACCCGCGTTGTTACTGTCAGGACAAGTAAAGGAAGTTTCGTCCGTCCTGTCGTGCGGTTGTGTCCTTTGCCTAACCAGTAA